In one Brevibacillus choshinensis genomic region, the following are encoded:
- the dnaN gene encoding DNA polymerase III subunit beta, with protein sequence MHITVQRDKLSNAVSHVSKAVSSRTTIPILTGIKIKTDDEGLTLTASDSDISIEVQIPLEEAGEWGVTVHQPGSIVLTARIFSEIVRKLPSNEIHIQVDDRLVTQIRSGQAEFTINGMDASEYPQLPHLEEDKVFSVPCDLLKSMIRQTVFGVSTSEMRPILTGLMWSLEKGQLRFVATDSHRLASRTAMVECREDLSFHNVVVPGKSCNELVKILDDEQNPADIVVADNQILVKSKHILFYSRLLEGTYPDTTRIIPQGSKTEITVSTKEFLQSIERASLLSREGKSNVVKLVTLPDGSVEITSNAPEIGKVTDILMPKVMNGEELKISFNAKYMIDALRAIDSSEIKASFTGPMSPFVIRPTDHDWMLHLILPVRTY encoded by the coding sequence ATGCATATCACCGTTCAACGAGACAAGCTATCTAACGCTGTTTCACATGTAAGTAAAGCAGTTTCCAGCCGAACCACGATTCCAATTTTGACGGGAATTAAGATAAAAACAGATGACGAAGGTCTGACCCTAACTGCTAGTGATTCCGATATTTCTATCGAGGTTCAGATTCCTTTGGAAGAAGCAGGCGAATGGGGAGTAACGGTCCATCAGCCAGGCAGCATCGTTTTGACGGCTCGTATTTTCAGTGAAATCGTACGAAAACTGCCTAGCAACGAAATTCACATTCAAGTGGATGATCGTTTGGTGACCCAAATTCGTTCGGGCCAAGCTGAATTCACCATCAATGGGATGGACGCTAGCGAATATCCTCAATTGCCGCATTTGGAAGAGGATAAAGTCTTCAGCGTTCCTTGTGATTTGCTGAAATCCATGATTCGTCAAACCGTTTTCGGCGTATCCACTTCGGAAATGCGTCCAATTTTGACTGGATTGATGTGGTCTTTGGAAAAAGGTCAATTGCGTTTTGTCGCGACAGATAGCCATCGCTTGGCAAGCCGTACAGCAATGGTCGAATGCCGAGAAGATCTTTCGTTTCACAATGTAGTCGTACCGGGTAAAAGCTGTAACGAATTGGTAAAGATATTGGATGACGAACAAAATCCGGCGGATATCGTCGTAGCGGACAACCAAATCCTGGTGAAGTCCAAGCATATTCTGTTCTACTCCCGCCTGCTGGAAGGTACGTACCCGGACACGACCCGGATCATTCCTCAAGGCAGCAAAACGGAGATTACTGTCAGTACCAAAGAGTTTTTGCAGTCGATCGAGCGCGCTTCCTTGCTCTCTCGCGAAGGCAAATCCAACGTGGTAAAGCTGGTTACGCTCCCTGATGGAAGTGTAGAAATTACGTCTAATGCTCCTGAAATCGGGAAAGTAACAGACATTTTGATGCCGAAAGTGATGAACGGAGAAGAGCTGAAGATCTCCTTCAACGCCAAATACATGATTGACGCGCTTCGTGCCATTGACAGCAGTGAGATCAAAGCAAGCTTCACTGGTCCAATGAGCCCGTTCGTCATTCGTCCGACTGACCACGACTGGATGCTCCATTTGATTCTGCCAGTCCGTACTTACTAG
- the yaaA gene encoding S4 domain-containing protein YaaA yields the protein MREVSIKTEYIALGQFLKLAEVIDTGGMAKAFLAEVPIHINGEVDNRRGRKLYPGDEVAIEGFGRYQVVSR from the coding sequence ATGCGTGAGGTTTCCATCAAGACCGAATATATCGCCCTTGGGCAATTTTTAAAGCTGGCTGAAGTCATCGATACAGGAGGCATGGCCAAAGCATTTCTCGCCGAAGTGCCCATTCACATTAATGGTGAAGTGGATAATCGGCGTGGCCGCAAGCTGTATCCAGGCGATGAAGTGGCGATTGAAGGCTTTGGCCGCTATCAGGTGGTCAGCCGCTGA
- the recF gene encoding DNA replication/repair protein RecF (All proteins in this family for which functions are known are DNA-binding proteins that assist the filamentation of RecA onto DNA for the initiation of recombination or recombinational repair.), with protein sequence MFLKNLSLTNYRNYESLSLSFDGPIQLFIGNNAQGKTNVLESIYVLALAKSHRTPRDKELIAWEADYAAIRSDVLRRYGSVRLELQLTAKGKRAKINGMEQQKLSAYVGALNVVMFAPEDLSIVKGAPAQRRRFIDMEIGQVSPTYLYYLSNYNKVLQQRNQLLKDLAMKKSHSLEMLSIWNTQLADLAVKLLRKRFEFIRKLETWAKEIHTGITDGRETLSLHYENSSTVTEELAAEQAVDVLLAAYEEVRDREIMRGSTLIGPHRDDFSLKVNGMDVQTYGSQGQQRTSALSIKLAEIELIKEEVGEYPVLLLDDVLSELDEHRQTLLLETIQDRVQTFVSTTGVEGLKHQVLQQASRFYVREGSISGER encoded by the coding sequence TTGTTTCTCAAGAACCTTTCGCTAACCAACTATCGCAATTACGAGTCGCTTTCCTTATCGTTTGATGGTCCGATCCAACTGTTTATTGGCAACAATGCGCAAGGGAAAACCAACGTGTTGGAGTCTATATACGTACTTGCCCTGGCCAAATCCCATCGCACGCCCCGGGATAAGGAGCTGATTGCATGGGAGGCCGACTATGCAGCCATCCGTAGTGATGTTCTTCGTCGCTACGGATCTGTTCGTTTGGAGCTGCAGTTGACAGCCAAGGGAAAGCGGGCCAAAATCAACGGAATGGAGCAACAGAAACTCAGTGCTTATGTAGGGGCTCTGAATGTGGTGATGTTTGCTCCGGAAGACCTGTCCATCGTGAAGGGAGCGCCCGCTCAACGCAGACGCTTTATCGACATGGAAATTGGCCAGGTGTCACCGACCTATCTGTATTATTTGAGCAATTACAACAAGGTATTGCAGCAGAGGAATCAGCTTTTAAAAGATTTGGCTATGAAAAAAAGCCACTCTTTGGAAATGCTGTCAATTTGGAATACCCAATTAGCCGATTTAGCGGTAAAATTGTTACGGAAGCGTTTTGAGTTCATTCGGAAGCTGGAGACGTGGGCGAAGGAAATCCACACCGGCATTACCGACGGCAGGGAAACGCTCTCTTTGCATTATGAAAATTCTTCAACAGTTACAGAAGAGCTGGCGGCAGAGCAGGCAGTGGATGTACTCCTGGCTGCCTATGAAGAAGTGCGCGACCGGGAAATCATGCGCGGGAGCACACTGATCGGGCCACATCGTGATGACTTTTCACTCAAAGTGAACGGCATGGATGTGCAAACGTATGGTTCGCAGGGGCAGCAACGCACCAGCGCGCTGTCCATCAAATTGGCTGAAATCGAGCTGATTAAAGAAGAAGTGGGCGAGTACCCCGTTCTTTTGTTGGATGATGTCTTGTCAGAGCTGGATGAACATCGGCAAACCTTATTGCTCGAGACGATTCAGGATCGTGTACAGACGTTTGTAAGCACCACGGGTGTGGAAGGCTTAAAGCATCAGGTTCTCCAGCAAGCCTCTCGTTTCTACGTGAGGGAAGGGAGCATATCGGGGGAAAGGTAG
- the remB gene encoding extracellular matrix regulator RemB, with the protein MFIHIGGDTVVSTKEVISILDHQTMKSSKINKAFLHEKRKTIVDHSEEETKSYVITQDAIYCSPISSLTLKRRAQFVDSLDQVPFAQAEVEELTE; encoded by the coding sequence ATGTTTATACACATTGGTGGGGATACTGTGGTGAGCACGAAGGAAGTTATTTCCATTCTTGATCATCAGACGATGAAGTCCTCAAAAATCAATAAAGCTTTCTTGCATGAGAAACGGAAAACGATTGTGGATCATAGCGAGGAAGAAACGAAGTCCTACGTGATCACCCAGGACGCCATATACTGTTCACCTATTTCTTCTCTGACGCTGAAGCGACGCGCTCAGTTCGTGGACAGCTTGGATCAGGTTCCCTTTGCACAAGCTGAAGTGGAGGAGTTGACAGAGTAG
- the gyrB gene encoding DNA topoisomerase (ATP-hydrolyzing) subunit B produces the protein MDQATKDTNYDASQIQVLEGLEAVRKRPGMYIGSTSSRGLHHLVWEIVDNAIDEALAGYCDNILVVIQPDNSIAVTDNGRGIPTGIHEKTGKSTVETVLTVLHAGGKFGGGGYKVSGGLHGVGSSVVNALSEWMDVEVKQNGNVYHMRFSTGAPDADLAVVGETEETGTKVTFKPDPTIFTETTVFEYDILQKRIRELAFLNKGLRITLRDARPGQEREESFHYEGGIVQFVEYLNKNREALHEDVIYCEGEKEGLLVEVALQYNDSYLSNIYSFANNINTHEGGTHETGFKTALTRVINDYSRKFNFLKEKDPNLSGDDVREGITAIISVKIQEPQFEGQTKTKLGNSEARSITESVFGDRFNSFMEENPGVAKKVVEKALMASRAREAARKAREMTRRKSALEVSALPGKLADCSSKDASESELFIVEGDSAGGSAKMGRDRHFQAILPLRGKVLNVEKARLDKILANNEIRAIITALGTGVGEDFDIAKARYHKVVIMTDADVDGSHIRTLLLTFFYRYMRQLIEAGYIYIAQPPLFSIKQGKQLHYAYTDQQRDEILATLKTTPKPNIQRYKGLGEMNADQLWETTMDPEMRTLLQVNLEDIMESDSVFETLMGDEVEPRREFIEQFAATVRDLDI, from the coding sequence GTGGATCAAGCGACAAAAGATACAAACTACGATGCTAGTCAGATTCAGGTACTGGAAGGGTTAGAGGCAGTTCGGAAACGTCCCGGCATGTATATCGGGTCTACCAGTAGCCGCGGTTTGCATCACCTGGTATGGGAGATTGTCGACAACGCTATTGACGAAGCGCTTGCCGGTTATTGTGACAATATTTTGGTAGTCATTCAGCCGGACAACTCCATCGCTGTAACCGATAATGGCCGGGGGATTCCTACCGGTATTCATGAAAAGACCGGAAAATCAACAGTTGAGACTGTATTGACCGTCTTGCATGCTGGCGGTAAATTTGGCGGTGGCGGATATAAAGTCTCTGGCGGTTTGCATGGTGTAGGTAGTTCGGTAGTTAACGCGCTGTCCGAATGGATGGACGTAGAAGTCAAGCAAAACGGTAACGTGTACCACATGCGTTTTTCGACGGGAGCACCCGATGCGGATCTGGCAGTGGTAGGCGAAACAGAAGAGACCGGAACGAAGGTCACCTTCAAGCCTGACCCGACTATCTTTACCGAAACGACCGTGTTTGAATACGATATTTTGCAAAAACGCATTCGTGAGCTTGCTTTCCTCAACAAAGGATTGCGGATCACGCTCCGAGATGCTCGTCCAGGTCAGGAGAGGGAAGAATCTTTCCACTACGAGGGCGGTATCGTACAATTCGTGGAATACCTGAACAAAAACAGGGAAGCTCTGCATGAAGATGTCATCTATTGCGAAGGCGAAAAAGAAGGATTGCTGGTGGAGGTTGCCCTGCAGTACAACGACAGCTACCTTAGCAATATTTATTCCTTCGCCAATAACATTAATACACACGAAGGCGGAACTCACGAGACAGGGTTTAAGACAGCACTGACTCGTGTGATTAACGACTACAGCCGCAAATTTAACTTCCTGAAGGAAAAGGATCCAAATCTGTCCGGCGATGATGTGCGCGAAGGGATTACTGCGATCATTTCCGTAAAGATTCAGGAGCCTCAGTTCGAGGGTCAAACCAAAACCAAGCTCGGCAACTCTGAAGCACGGAGTATTACCGAATCTGTTTTTGGTGATCGTTTCAACTCCTTCATGGAGGAGAATCCGGGCGTAGCCAAGAAAGTCGTTGAGAAAGCCCTGATGGCGTCTCGTGCCCGTGAAGCAGCTCGTAAAGCACGTGAGATGACACGACGCAAAAGTGCTCTGGAAGTCAGTGCATTGCCGGGTAAATTGGCTGACTGCTCGTCCAAGGACGCGTCTGAGTCTGAATTGTTCATCGTAGAGGGTGACTCTGCGGGTGGTTCTGCGAAAATGGGTCGCGATCGTCATTTCCAGGCGATCCTGCCTTTGCGCGGAAAAGTATTGAACGTAGAGAAGGCTCGTCTGGACAAAATCTTGGCCAATAACGAGATTCGTGCGATCATCACGGCGCTTGGTACTGGTGTAGGTGAAGACTTTGACATTGCCAAAGCGCGTTACCACAAAGTAGTTATCATGACGGATGCCGACGTGGACGGATCTCACATCCGTACCCTTTTGCTGACGTTCTTCTATCGCTACATGAGACAGTTGATTGAAGCTGGCTATATTTATATTGCGCAGCCACCTCTTTTCAGCATCAAGCAAGGAAAGCAGCTGCATTATGCTTATACCGACCAACAACGGGATGAAATTCTCGCCACGTTAAAAACGACTCCTAAACCAAATATTCAACGTTATAAAGGCTTGGGAGAGATGAACGCCGATCAATTGTGGGAAACAACGATGGATCCTGAAATGCGTACGCTCCTGCAAGTAAATCTGGAAGACATCATGGAGTCTGACAGCGTGTTTGAGACGTTGATGGGCGATGAAGTAGAACCGCGCAGGGAGTTTATCGAACAATTCGCTGCGACTGTACGTGATCTCGATATCTAA
- a CDS encoding MFS transporter, which produces MKQDSSIRFHYAWVIAGVTFFILLIGAGIRSAPGVFMVPVEQEFGWSRSAISFALSINLLLYGLVGPFAAAVMDRFGIRRITMIALLMLALGSALTTWMQASWQLTLLWGIVVGLGSGCTASVLGAMIANRWFIQHRGLVMGVLTASGATGQLLFLPLLASMAESAGWRTATWIISVVALIMVPVVMFFMRDRPSDKGLKAYGATEADEELTAPKQNPFHTAIQGLFTGLRSFDFWLLAGSFFICGLSTNGLIGTHFIAACMEHGIPAVTAASLLALIGVFDIIGTTFSGWLSDRFNNRWLLFWYYGLRGLSLMWLPTALSSSTFSLGLFIVFYGLDWVATVPPTLKLTTDIFGRQQAGILFGWILAAHQLGAAVAAYGGGVVYTMLNSYFFMFIVAGAFCLLASLMVMRIGRNALTPSVSRNM; this is translated from the coding sequence ATGAAACAGGATTCTTCCATACGTTTTCACTACGCATGGGTAATAGCGGGCGTCACGTTCTTTATTCTTTTGATCGGCGCAGGGATCCGTTCTGCTCCTGGTGTATTTATGGTCCCGGTTGAACAGGAGTTTGGCTGGAGCCGTTCGGCGATATCTTTTGCCTTATCCATCAATTTGCTGTTGTATGGGTTGGTTGGACCCTTTGCAGCCGCAGTGATGGACCGGTTTGGGATTCGACGGATCACCATGATCGCTCTTCTGATGCTGGCACTGGGATCGGCACTAACTACCTGGATGCAGGCTTCCTGGCAATTAACTTTACTATGGGGAATCGTAGTTGGACTTGGATCAGGATGTACGGCTTCCGTATTAGGTGCGATGATTGCCAATCGGTGGTTCATCCAGCATCGTGGTCTGGTCATGGGTGTTTTGACTGCGAGTGGTGCTACGGGTCAGCTTTTGTTTCTCCCTCTCTTGGCGAGCATGGCAGAGTCAGCAGGCTGGCGGACCGCTACTTGGATTATTTCAGTAGTGGCCCTCATCATGGTACCTGTCGTTATGTTTTTCATGCGTGATAGGCCGAGCGACAAGGGGCTGAAGGCATATGGGGCTACAGAAGCAGATGAGGAATTAACTGCTCCTAAGCAAAATCCTTTTCATACAGCGATCCAAGGTTTATTTACAGGTCTTCGTTCTTTTGACTTCTGGTTGTTAGCTGGTAGCTTTTTTATATGCGGATTGTCTACAAACGGTCTGATCGGGACCCATTTTATTGCGGCTTGTATGGAACATGGCATTCCTGCAGTCACGGCAGCCAGTTTACTTGCGTTGATTGGTGTATTTGATATCATCGGGACTACGTTTTCTGGGTGGTTGTCCGATCGCTTTAATAATCGCTGGCTATTGTTTTGGTACTACGGGTTACGTGGCCTTTCCTTAATGTGGCTTCCAACTGCGCTGTCTTCTTCCACGTTCAGTCTCGGGTTGTTTATCGTCTTTTACGGCTTGGACTGGGTAGCGACAGTACCACCTACCTTGAAATTAACTACAGATATTTTCGGAAGACAACAGGCGGGAATCTTGTTTGGCTGGATTTTGGCAGCCCATCAGTTGGGAGCTGCAGTCGCCGCATACGGCGGAGGAGTCGTATATACGATGCTGAATAGCTACTTCTTTATGTTTATCGTAGCAGGTGCGTTTTGTTTGCTGGCTTCGCTCATGGTTATGAGAATCGGAAGGAACGCGCTCACCCCATCTGTTTCCCGGAATATGTAA
- a CDS encoding sensor histidine kinase: MSLQLRITLMFGLLLLVLTSISASLIHSFLLDNLIDQQKNELVLKGQTWIDKNNDPTESVQPESIAELTRLFVSNRKVEILLLGKKKKVLYTTLPSSNLNQWLDVLDRKAEKRKDKNIWIVGDDDYVVVNLPFKNDEKQRLILGSPVRGLKDVRLELTQNIIIVLLIGAVSTILLSFFMTKSMVRPLNQLEKEIKKVQFRRFSEVRHIPARGEISEVSESVYSMAQELDRFHEIQRQFLQNASHELKTPLMSIQGYAEGIRDGIFTDKSAEQGLDVIVAETNRLKHIVTDIILLAKLESEEDLFHASFYSASELVSKAVERLHPLTVQQNVTITVRSLSTDPILYVDEDKILQALLNIVGNALRHADEHIEIRIDGGKRHAIIEVIDDGEGIPDDLLPHLFHRFVKGKSGDVGLGLAISRAIVERSGGAVDVRNGTVAGAVFRLTLPLRPPTQS, encoded by the coding sequence ATGAGTCTTCAGCTACGTATTACCCTCATGTTTGGTCTCTTATTGCTAGTCCTTACGTCTATATCTGCCAGCCTGATTCATTCCTTTTTGCTCGATAACCTGATTGACCAGCAAAAAAATGAGCTAGTGTTAAAAGGCCAAACTTGGATCGATAAGAATAATGACCCAACAGAAAGCGTTCAACCGGAATCGATTGCCGAGCTGACTAGGCTGTTTGTCTCCAATCGTAAAGTCGAAATCCTGTTACTGGGTAAAAAGAAAAAAGTACTGTACACGACTCTTCCTTCTTCTAATCTGAATCAATGGCTGGACGTCTTGGATCGAAAAGCAGAAAAACGTAAAGATAAGAACATTTGGATCGTTGGCGACGATGATTATGTCGTGGTCAATTTGCCGTTTAAGAACGATGAAAAACAGAGACTGATTCTAGGCTCTCCCGTTCGTGGATTGAAAGATGTACGTCTGGAGCTGACACAAAACATAATCATCGTTCTCCTTATTGGAGCGGTATCTACCATTCTCCTCAGCTTTTTCATGACAAAAAGCATGGTACGCCCCTTGAACCAGTTGGAGAAGGAGATTAAAAAAGTGCAGTTCCGCCGCTTTTCGGAGGTTCGTCATATTCCTGCCCGGGGAGAGATTTCCGAAGTCTCTGAGAGTGTTTATTCGATGGCGCAGGAATTGGATCGCTTTCATGAAATCCAGCGTCAATTTTTACAGAATGCTTCCCATGAATTAAAAACCCCCCTGATGTCCATTCAAGGATATGCAGAGGGGATTCGAGACGGTATTTTCACGGACAAGTCAGCAGAACAGGGCCTAGATGTGATTGTCGCTGAGACCAATCGCCTGAAACATATCGTGACGGACATTATCCTTTTGGCAAAACTGGAGAGTGAAGAAGATCTCTTTCACGCCTCTTTCTATTCAGCCTCCGAGTTGGTGTCAAAAGCCGTTGAGCGCCTGCATCCATTAACGGTTCAACAGAACGTTACCATCACAGTACGTAGCCTGAGTACAGATCCCATTCTGTATGTCGATGAGGACAAAATTTTGCAAGCTTTACTCAATATTGTGGGGAATGCGCTACGCCACGCCGACGAGCATATCGAAATCCGGATTGATGGAGGAAAACGTCATGCTATCATTGAGGTCATCGATGATGGAGAAGGCATTCCAGATGATTTGTTACCTCACCTGTTTCATCGTTTTGTAAAAGGAAAGAGTGGTGACGTTGGTCTGGGGCTAGCTATCTCCCGTGCGATCGTCGAGAGATCAGGAGGGGCAGTCGATGTGAGGAACGGCACTGTCGCCGGAGCTGTGTTTCGCTTGACCCTTCCCCTTCGCCCGCCTACACAAAGCTAA
- a CDS encoding response regulator transcription factor, with translation MKPLSIAIVDDDPNIRQIVEAYLQKEGYLTMSVPSAEEALHLKETNPPDLWVLDIMLPGMNGYEFCRRIRMESETPIIMISARDEEVDKILGLELGSDDYLTKPFSPRELVARANRALRRWEHMKNSREHSSHAGDEIALDQPEKGLLVLDKERRLVYSLGEEVEVTSKEFQVLSLLSENPNRAFSRDELLTLVWGDDYFGSDRVVDDLIRRVRKKLDKIPLETVWGFGYRLRSTERTQDG, from the coding sequence ATGAAGCCTTTATCCATTGCCATCGTAGACGATGATCCCAATATCCGACAGATTGTAGAAGCCTATTTGCAAAAAGAAGGCTACCTCACCATGAGCGTGCCGTCTGCAGAAGAGGCATTGCATCTCAAAGAAACGAATCCACCTGATCTATGGGTGCTAGATATTATGCTGCCTGGTATGAATGGCTATGAGTTCTGCCGCCGTATCCGTATGGAATCTGAGACGCCAATCATCATGATTTCAGCCCGCGACGAAGAAGTGGACAAGATTTTGGGTCTAGAATTGGGTAGTGATGATTATTTGACCAAGCCATTTAGTCCTCGTGAGTTAGTGGCCCGTGCCAATCGTGCGCTACGTCGCTGGGAGCACATGAAAAACAGCCGCGAACATTCTTCCCACGCTGGCGATGAAATAGCTCTTGATCAACCTGAGAAAGGGCTGCTTGTTTTGGATAAGGAAAGACGACTTGTCTATTCGCTTGGCGAAGAAGTAGAAGTAACCTCCAAAGAATTTCAAGTGCTCTCTTTGCTTTCAGAAAATCCAAACCGAGCTTTTTCTCGCGATGAACTGCTGACCCTCGTGTGGGGTGACGATTATTTTGGGAGTGATCGCGTGGTAGATGATTTAATCCGGCGTGTTCGTAAAAAGCTAGACAAGATCCCTTTGGAAACCGTATGGGGATTTGGCTATCGGCTGCGCTCGACAGAGAGGACGCAGGACGGATGA
- the abc-f gene encoding ribosomal protection-like ABC-F family protein: MLLLEARHIEKSYGDRVIFRAEKLEVQNGDRIGIVGPNGAGKTTLLNILSGELEADSGTLSTYAAAAIIRQLELADEAGTSSKGRQKWGVSLVHGSMSGGEHVRLKIAAALEPKAPLLFADEPTSHLDLSGIRQLEDSLRSYPGAVLLISHDRELLDTICTRIWEVEHGIVIEYKGNYTAYRQQKEQKKEREWTEYEAYQKEKKRLIQAVIDKKQHAKGMKDAPKRMSTSEAKLHKMQAQGKREKVEQSAKALESRLAQLEEKERPKELARVQFDLHQEGEYRGRSAIQCNQVNVQAGSRSLFTDLTFRVQRGQKVALIGANGSGKSTLLSMIAQKAEGIAMSPGIRLGYFNQSLSILDLEQSILQNVKKDSRYPESTIRTALARLLFPGEAVHKLVSSLSGGERVKVALAKVFFGDYHVLLLDEPTNYLDIPTQEELELLLADFPGAILFATHDRKLMHGLADAVLSFDEPQPVLFQGAYQEYLDGKKRKKTRDDRAEQILLLETKLTDLVSRLSIPTLTATDKETLEKEYKETLTDLQMWRRPGQ; the protein is encoded by the coding sequence ATGCTATTACTGGAAGCGCGTCATATTGAAAAAAGCTATGGGGACCGCGTTATTTTCCGGGCAGAAAAGCTGGAGGTCCAAAATGGAGATCGAATTGGTATCGTAGGGCCAAATGGGGCTGGAAAAACGACATTGCTCAACATTTTGTCAGGGGAGCTAGAAGCAGACAGTGGTACGTTATCCACGTATGCGGCTGCAGCTATCATTCGACAGCTGGAACTGGCTGATGAGGCGGGCACGTCGAGCAAAGGGCGCCAGAAATGGGGGGTATCGTTGGTTCACGGGTCCATGAGCGGGGGAGAACACGTACGCCTGAAAATTGCTGCCGCACTCGAGCCAAAGGCGCCCTTGCTTTTTGCGGATGAACCGACCAGCCATCTCGATTTATCCGGGATCCGTCAATTGGAGGACTCCCTGCGTTCCTATCCTGGGGCCGTTTTGCTCATTTCGCATGACCGGGAATTGCTCGATACGATTTGTACACGAATATGGGAAGTAGAGCATGGGATTGTGATCGAGTACAAGGGGAACTACACCGCGTATCGTCAGCAAAAGGAACAGAAAAAGGAGCGGGAGTGGACGGAGTACGAGGCCTATCAAAAAGAGAAAAAACGGCTGATTCAAGCGGTCATCGACAAGAAGCAGCACGCGAAAGGCATGAAGGATGCGCCTAAGCGAATGAGCACATCAGAAGCAAAGCTGCACAAAATGCAGGCTCAGGGGAAGCGGGAAAAGGTAGAGCAATCAGCCAAGGCGTTGGAGAGTCGTCTGGCTCAGTTGGAGGAGAAGGAAAGGCCAAAGGAACTGGCGCGGGTACAGTTTGATCTTCATCAAGAAGGAGAGTATCGGGGGAGATCAGCGATTCAATGCAACCAGGTAAACGTGCAAGCAGGTTCGAGAAGCTTGTTTACGGATCTCACATTCCGTGTGCAAAGAGGTCAAAAGGTCGCGCTCATTGGGGCGAACGGGAGCGGGAAATCTACGCTGTTGTCTATGATTGCACAAAAAGCGGAAGGGATCGCGATGTCACCGGGTATCCGTTTGGGGTATTTTAATCAGTCACTGTCGATTCTCGATCTAGAGCAGTCCATCCTGCAAAATGTGAAAAAAGACAGCCGCTATCCTGAGTCGACGATTCGAACGGCGCTTGCTCGGTTGTTGTTTCCAGGGGAGGCCGTCCACAAACTGGTTTCCTCGTTAAGTGGAGGTGAACGAGTCAAAGTGGCACTCGCCAAAGTTTTCTTTGGGGACTATCACGTGCTTCTACTAGATGAACCAACCAACTATCTCGATATCCCGACACAAGAGGAGCTGGAGCTGCTGCTAGCTGATTTTCCTGGTGCCATCTTGTTTGCGACTCACGATCGAAAGCTGATGCATGGGCTGGCTGACGCCGTTCTTTCGTTTGATGAACCGCAGCCAGTCCTCTTTCAAGGAGCGTATCAGGAATACCTGGATGGAAAGAAACGTAAAAAGACACGAGACGATAGAGCCGAGCAAATCCTGCTACTGGAGACAAAGCTGACTGATCTGGTAAGCAGGCTATCGATACCGACACTAACTGCGACAGATAAGGAGACGCTGGAAAAGGAGTACAAAGAGACGTTAACAGATTTGCAAATGTGGAGGAGACCTGGACAGTAA